In Populus nigra chromosome 10, ddPopNigr1.1, whole genome shotgun sequence, the following proteins share a genomic window:
- the LOC133704976 gene encoding CSC1-like protein At1g69450 isoform X2: protein MLVSAILTSVGINSALCVLFVVLYSILKKQPSYYEVYIPRLLTEGNSKRRSRFNLERLIPSTGWLPKAWKLSEEEMLSSSGLDAVVYMRTITFCLKVFSFAGIIGIFILLPVNCSGTELHQIDFEDLYSNSLDVFTISNVNRGSKWLWIHFSSVYAITIFICYLLYHEYNYISSKRIAYFYSSKPQPHQFTILVRNIPVSAGSSVSDSVESFFTEYYPTTYLSHIVVRRTSKVQSLINDAKQLYRRLLHLQSEPSEQKYKQVGLSEKKVDLLDHYGKRLEDLEQNARLEQSEDTHAAFVSFKTRYGASTVFHLQQSTNPTHWLTEEAPQPNDVFWPFFSSSFMGRWISKLLVVVACILLTILFLIPVVVVQGLTNLSQLEVWFPFLKSILTLAFVSQIVTGYLPSLILMLFLKIVPPIMEFLSSIQGYISHSEIERSACNKVLWFTVWNIFFATVFSGSVLNQISIVLDPKNIPTKLAVVVPAQASFFIAYVVTSGWTSTSSELFRIIPLICSLMTKCCAESTDDEIEVPSIPYHRDIPRILFFGLLGIAYFFLAPVILPFLLVYFCLAYIIFRNQFINVYAPKHETAGKFWPIVHNLVIFSLVLMHAIAVGIFSLKKLSLASTLVLPLPVLTLLFNEYCRKRFLPIFTAYPAEILIKKDREDQNDATMSEFFDKLATTYQDPALMPIQYSADSESLNRPLISSAEMSM, encoded by the exons ATGCTCGTTTCCGCTATTCTAACATCAGTGGGGATAAACTCTGCTCTATGTGTTCTATTCGTTGTACTGTACTCTATACTGAAGAAACAACCAAGTTATTATGAAGTTTATATACCGCGCTTGCTGACGGAAGGGAATTCTAAACGGAGAAGCCGTTTCAACCTTGAAAGGCTAATACCATCTACTGGCTGGTTGCCCAAGGCATGGAAACTATCGGAAGAGGAAATGTTGTCTTCTTCAGGCTTGGACGCCGTGGTGTATATGCGAACTATAACTTTCTG TTTGAAAGTATTTTCATTCGCTGGGATAATAGggatatttattcttcttccaGTGAACTGTTCGGGGACCGAGCTTCACCAAATTGACTTCGAAGATTTGTATAGTAATTCTCTGGATGTATTCACCATTTCAAATGTAAATCGAGGCTCAAAGTG GTTATGGATTCACTTCTCTTCTGTATACGCTATCACTATTTTCATCTGCTATCTACTTTATCAT GAATATAACTATATTTCTTCAAAAAGGATTGCATATTTTTATTCATCCAAACCTCAGCCACATCAGTTCACCATCTTAGTTCGCAATATCCCTGTCTCAGCTGGAAGCAGTGTCAGTGACAGTGTTGAGAGCTTCTTTACCGAGTATTACCCTACCACATATCTGTCACATATAGTTGTTCGCCGAACTAGCAAAGTTCAGAGCCTCATT AATGATGCAAAGCAATTATACAGGAGGCTTCTTCACTTGCAATCAGAACCATCTGAGCAGAAGTATAAGCAAGTTGGATTGTCTGAAAAAAAGGTTGATCTTTTGGATCATTATGGGAAGAGGTTAGAAGACTTAGAGCAGAATGCGAGATTGGAGCAATCTGAG GACACTCATGCTGCCTTTGTGTCCTTCAAGACTCGGTATGGTGCTTCCACTGTTTTCCACCTGCAACAATCAACCAACCCCACACATTGGCTCACAGAAGAAGCTCCTCAGCCAAATGACGTCTtttggccttttttttcttcatcattcATGGGAAGATGGATTTCTAAGCTTTTGGTTGTAGTTGCGTGTATTCTTCTTACAATTTTGTTCCTTATTCCTGTGGTAGTTGTACAAGGTCTTACTAACCTGAGTCAGCTGGAAGTTTGGTTTCCATTCCTCAAAAGCATTCTAACCTT AGCATTTGTCAGTCAAATAGTTACAGGATATCTTCCTAGTCTGATTCTTATGTTGTTCCTAAAGATCGTGCCCCCAATCATGGAGTTCCTCTCCTCCATTCAAGGATACATTTCTCATAGCGAGATAGAGAGGAGTGCATGCAACAAAGTACTCTGGTTCACAGTATGGAACATCTTCTTCGCCACTGTATTTTCCGGCTCCGTGTTGAATCAGATTTCCATTGTTCTTGATCCCAAGAATATTCCTACAAAACTGGCTGTTGTTGTTCCAGCACAG gcATCATTTTTCATTGCTTATGTTGTCACATCTGGATGGACAAGCACTTCATCGGAACTTTTTCGCATAATCCCTCTAATTTGCAGTCTAATGACGAAGTGTTGTGCTGAGAGTacagatgatgaaattgaagttcCATCTATTCCTTATCACAGGGACATTCCCAGGATTCTTTTCTTTGGACTTCTTGGTATTGCATATTTCTTCTTAGCTCCCGTCATTCTGCCCTTCCTTCTGGTGTACTTCTGTCTTGCATACATCATCTTCCGCAACCag TTCATAAATGTATATGCTCCCAAGCACGAAACTGCAGGGAAGTTTTGGCCTATCGTACACAATTTGGTGATATTTTCTCTGGTACTCATGCATGCGATTGCAGTGGGAATCTTTTCTCTGAAGAAGCTCTCTCTCGCATCAACCTTAGTCTTACCTCTTCCAGTTCTCACGCTTCTGTTTAATGAGTACTGCAGGAAACGCTTCCTCCCCATTTTTACAGCTTATCCGGCTGAG ATATTGATAAAGAAGGACAGGGAAGATCAAAATGATGCTACGATGTCtgaattttttgataaattggCCACCACCTATCAGGACCCGGCTCTAATGCCGATTCAGTACTCTGCAGACAGTGAAAGTCTTAACAGACCGCTTATATCATCTGCTGAAATGTCAATGTGA
- the LOC133705299 gene encoding ethylene-responsive transcription factor ERN1-like: protein MARKRKAGEGEEERVSNDGNVGWDQMMEEAESLHGVRRARKRYLGVRQRPSGRWVAEIKDTIQKIRVWLGTYDTAEEAARAYDEAACLLRGANTRTNFWPCSPSSHSKPALPPKIVNLLLLRIKARHNSLTQATTFPVNQQEQEAREQENQFDHFFEMPGDISIVENSDTANSTADTMTISDHTSGFFESRYVTEDHGSTSTFEVDDSWSNVDGSGQGGQEEGRGEEEIDMGLIDFQFDDALGSSFYHSPFDIAQEMMEPMEQEHHGDEPPMIREIMKRWKHERKFSASLYAYNGVSECLRLAFRPGMPAMANGGYELPSNLGINSNNNEEEKRRDDTGKDAKEEVQEEVEIPQTPTEKGSSSSSSSLSKEDGELSLWSSLDLPPICFNNI, encoded by the coding sequence ATGGCGAGGAAGAGAAAGGCAGGTGAGGGTGAAGAAGAGAGGGTAAGCAATGATGGGAACGTGGGTTGGGaccaaatgatggaggaggCTGAATCACTCCATGGAGTTCGGAGAGCTCGAAAACGATACCTTGGGGTGAGGCAGCGGCCGTCAGGCCGATGGGTGGCAGAGATAAAAGACACAATTCAGAAGATTAGAGTGTGGTTGGGGACTTATGATACTGCTGAGGAAGCCGCAAGGGCTTATGACGAGGCAGCTTGCTTGCTCCGTGGAGCTAATACTCGGACAAATTTCTGGCCTTGCTCCCCGTCTTCTCATTCAAAGCCAGCTCTTCCCCCAAAGATTGTCAACCTCCTGTTACTTAGGATTAAAGCTAGACACAATTCACTGACACAGGCCACTACTTTCCCTGTTAACCAACAGGAGCAAGAAGCCAGAGAACAGGAAAACCAGTTCGACCATTTCTTCGAAATGCCTGGAGATATCAGCATTGTTGAAAATAGTGATACTGCTAATAGCACTGCTGATACTATGACTATCAGCGATCACACGAGTGGTTTCTTTGAATCACGTTATGTTACAGAAGATCATGGGAGCACAAGCACATTTGAAGTGGATGATAGTTGGAGTAATGTTGATGGCAGTGGTCAAGGTGGACAGGAAGAAGggagaggagaagaagagatTGATATGGGGCtgattgattttcaatttgatgaTGCATTAGGATCATCTTTCTACCATTCTCCATTTGATATAGCACAGGAGATGATGGAGCCAATGGAGCAGGAACATCATGGGGATGAGCCACCAATGATTAGAGAGATCATGAAGCGGTGGAAGCACGAACGGAAGTTCTCAGCTTCTCTTTATGCCTACAATGGGGTATCCGAATGTTTAAGGCTGGCATTCAGACCAGGAATGCCAGCGATGGCAAATGGTGGGTATGAGTTGCCATCTAACCTTGGGATCAATAGTAATAACAACgaggaggaaaagagaagagatgACACGGGAAAGGATGCCAAAGAGGAGGTGCAAGAAGAAGTCGAGATTCCACAAACACCAACAGAAAAGGGGtcctcatcttcttcctcttctttgagCAAGGAAGATGGTGAATTGTCTCTCTGGAGCTCGCTCGATCTTCCTCCTATCTGCTTCAATAATATTTAG
- the LOC133704976 gene encoding CSC1-like protein At1g69450 isoform X1, whose protein sequence is MLVSAILTSVGINSALCVLFVVLYSILKKQPSYYEVYIPRLLTEGNSKRRSRFNLERLIPSTGWLPKAWKLSEEEMLSSSGLDAVVYMRTITFCLKVFSFAGIIGIFILLPVNCSGTELHQIDFEDLYSNSLDVFTISNVNRGSKWLWIHFSSVYAITIFICYLLYHEYNYISSKRIAYFYSSKPQPHQFTILVRNIPVSAGSSVSDSVESFFTEYYPTTYLSHIVVRRTSKVQSLINDAKQLYRRLLHLQSEPSEQKYKQVGLSEKKVDLLDHYGKRLEDLEQNARLEQSEVSLAKDTHAAFVSFKTRYGASTVFHLQQSTNPTHWLTEEAPQPNDVFWPFFSSSFMGRWISKLLVVVACILLTILFLIPVVVVQGLTNLSQLEVWFPFLKSILTLAFVSQIVTGYLPSLILMLFLKIVPPIMEFLSSIQGYISHSEIERSACNKVLWFTVWNIFFATVFSGSVLNQISIVLDPKNIPTKLAVVVPAQASFFIAYVVTSGWTSTSSELFRIIPLICSLMTKCCAESTDDEIEVPSIPYHRDIPRILFFGLLGIAYFFLAPVILPFLLVYFCLAYIIFRNQFINVYAPKHETAGKFWPIVHNLVIFSLVLMHAIAVGIFSLKKLSLASTLVLPLPVLTLLFNEYCRKRFLPIFTAYPAEILIKKDREDQNDATMSEFFDKLATTYQDPALMPIQYSADSESLNRPLISSAEMSM, encoded by the exons ATGCTCGTTTCCGCTATTCTAACATCAGTGGGGATAAACTCTGCTCTATGTGTTCTATTCGTTGTACTGTACTCTATACTGAAGAAACAACCAAGTTATTATGAAGTTTATATACCGCGCTTGCTGACGGAAGGGAATTCTAAACGGAGAAGCCGTTTCAACCTTGAAAGGCTAATACCATCTACTGGCTGGTTGCCCAAGGCATGGAAACTATCGGAAGAGGAAATGTTGTCTTCTTCAGGCTTGGACGCCGTGGTGTATATGCGAACTATAACTTTCTG TTTGAAAGTATTTTCATTCGCTGGGATAATAGggatatttattcttcttccaGTGAACTGTTCGGGGACCGAGCTTCACCAAATTGACTTCGAAGATTTGTATAGTAATTCTCTGGATGTATTCACCATTTCAAATGTAAATCGAGGCTCAAAGTG GTTATGGATTCACTTCTCTTCTGTATACGCTATCACTATTTTCATCTGCTATCTACTTTATCAT GAATATAACTATATTTCTTCAAAAAGGATTGCATATTTTTATTCATCCAAACCTCAGCCACATCAGTTCACCATCTTAGTTCGCAATATCCCTGTCTCAGCTGGAAGCAGTGTCAGTGACAGTGTTGAGAGCTTCTTTACCGAGTATTACCCTACCACATATCTGTCACATATAGTTGTTCGCCGAACTAGCAAAGTTCAGAGCCTCATT AATGATGCAAAGCAATTATACAGGAGGCTTCTTCACTTGCAATCAGAACCATCTGAGCAGAAGTATAAGCAAGTTGGATTGTCTGAAAAAAAGGTTGATCTTTTGGATCATTATGGGAAGAGGTTAGAAGACTTAGAGCAGAATGCGAGATTGGAGCAATCTGAGGTATCATTGGCAAAA GACACTCATGCTGCCTTTGTGTCCTTCAAGACTCGGTATGGTGCTTCCACTGTTTTCCACCTGCAACAATCAACCAACCCCACACATTGGCTCACAGAAGAAGCTCCTCAGCCAAATGACGTCTtttggccttttttttcttcatcattcATGGGAAGATGGATTTCTAAGCTTTTGGTTGTAGTTGCGTGTATTCTTCTTACAATTTTGTTCCTTATTCCTGTGGTAGTTGTACAAGGTCTTACTAACCTGAGTCAGCTGGAAGTTTGGTTTCCATTCCTCAAAAGCATTCTAACCTT AGCATTTGTCAGTCAAATAGTTACAGGATATCTTCCTAGTCTGATTCTTATGTTGTTCCTAAAGATCGTGCCCCCAATCATGGAGTTCCTCTCCTCCATTCAAGGATACATTTCTCATAGCGAGATAGAGAGGAGTGCATGCAACAAAGTACTCTGGTTCACAGTATGGAACATCTTCTTCGCCACTGTATTTTCCGGCTCCGTGTTGAATCAGATTTCCATTGTTCTTGATCCCAAGAATATTCCTACAAAACTGGCTGTTGTTGTTCCAGCACAG gcATCATTTTTCATTGCTTATGTTGTCACATCTGGATGGACAAGCACTTCATCGGAACTTTTTCGCATAATCCCTCTAATTTGCAGTCTAATGACGAAGTGTTGTGCTGAGAGTacagatgatgaaattgaagttcCATCTATTCCTTATCACAGGGACATTCCCAGGATTCTTTTCTTTGGACTTCTTGGTATTGCATATTTCTTCTTAGCTCCCGTCATTCTGCCCTTCCTTCTGGTGTACTTCTGTCTTGCATACATCATCTTCCGCAACCag TTCATAAATGTATATGCTCCCAAGCACGAAACTGCAGGGAAGTTTTGGCCTATCGTACACAATTTGGTGATATTTTCTCTGGTACTCATGCATGCGATTGCAGTGGGAATCTTTTCTCTGAAGAAGCTCTCTCTCGCATCAACCTTAGTCTTACCTCTTCCAGTTCTCACGCTTCTGTTTAATGAGTACTGCAGGAAACGCTTCCTCCCCATTTTTACAGCTTATCCGGCTGAG ATATTGATAAAGAAGGACAGGGAAGATCAAAATGATGCTACGATGTCtgaattttttgataaattggCCACCACCTATCAGGACCCGGCTCTAATGCCGATTCAGTACTCTGCAGACAGTGAAAGTCTTAACAGACCGCTTATATCATCTGCTGAAATGTCAATGTGA